In the Burkholderia glumae LMG 2196 = ATCC 33617 genome, one interval contains:
- a CDS encoding IS481 family transposase, which produces MSSLNQNVIRHKIGLLNLAAELGNVSKACKVMGLSRDTFYRYQNAVAEGGVDALFDSNRRKPNPKNRVDEATEIAVLAYAIEQPAHGQVRVSNELRRRGIFVSASGVRSIWLRHALSSFKLRLVALEKQVAEKGIVLSEDQVAALERKQDDDVAHGEIETAHPGYLGSQDTFYVGTIKGVGRIYQQTFVDTYSKVAMAKLYTTKTPITAADLLNDRVLPFFEEHGMGVIRMLTDRGTEYCGKPESHDYQLYLALNDIEHTKTKARHPQTNGICERFHKTILQEFYQVAFRHKLYLTLAELQVDLDTWLMYYNGERTHQGKMCCGRTPLQTLIAGKEVWKEKVSHLNLI; this is translated from the coding sequence GTGAGTAGTCTCAACCAAAATGTCATCCGCCACAAGATCGGTCTGCTGAATCTGGCCGCCGAGCTGGGCAACGTGTCGAAAGCCTGCAAGGTGATGGGGCTGTCGCGCGATACGTTCTACCGCTATCAGAACGCCGTGGCCGAGGGCGGCGTCGATGCCCTGTTCGACAGCAATCGGCGCAAGCCGAATCCCAAGAATCGAGTCGATGAAGCGACGGAAATCGCCGTGCTGGCCTATGCCATCGAGCAGCCCGCCCACGGGCAGGTTCGGGTCAGCAACGAATTACGCCGGCGCGGCATTTTCGTGTCTGCATCCGGCGTTCGTTCGATCTGGCTGCGTCACGCGTTGTCGTCCTTCAAGCTGAGGCTCGTGGCGCTGGAGAAGCAGGTCGCTGAAAAAGGCATCGTGCTGAGCGAGGACCAGGTGGCCGCGCTGGAAAGAAAGCAGGACGACGATGTGGCTCATGGCGAAATCGAAACCGCTCATCCCGGCTATCTGGGCTCGCAGGACACGTTCTACGTGGGCACGATCAAGGGCGTAGGCCGGATTTACCAGCAGACCTTCGTCGACACCTACAGCAAAGTGGCGATGGCCAAGCTGTACACGACCAAGACGCCGATCACGGCGGCCGATCTGCTCAATGACCGGGTGTTGCCGTTCTTCGAGGAGCACGGCATGGGTGTGATCCGCATGCTGACCGATCGAGGCACGGAGTATTGCGGCAAGCCGGAATCGCACGATTATCAGCTGTACCTGGCGCTGAACGACATCGAGCACACCAAAACCAAGGCGCGACATCCGCAGACCAATGGCATCTGCGAGCGGTTCCATAAAACCATCCTGCAGGAGTTTTATCAGGTCGCGTTCCGCCACAAGCTCTATCTGACGCTGGCGGAACTGCAGGTCGATCTCGATACTTGGCTGATGTACTACAACGGCGAGCGAACGCATCAAGGTAAGATGTGTTGTGGTCGCACGCCTTTGCAGACGCTCATCGCGGGCAAGGAGGTGTGGAAGGAGAAAGTGAGCCACCTGAATCTGATCTGA
- a CDS encoding NotI family restriction endonuclease: MSKVVELFGKAVDAPGIEWQKTIAEQGCPFLAKRCYKIRKSNPEISIGSCTVLYGRPLEPIIICPTRLIERGQIFVDCLHLLTCHEPGNELHLVSEVSVPGGSIDYVLVSTKDGKIRDFVGIELQTLDTTGTVWPERQRLLKELGVARNDNDEESTKPFGMNWKMTAKTILVQMHHKVQTFEHVNRKLVLVVQDKFLAYMTGEFKFDHVKNPAAIGDSLHLHSYRMARAEDGNFRLSMASRFSTDAEGIAACLGLQAEARIELEQIIATLQAKISPATLFRPV; encoded by the coding sequence ATGAGCAAAGTTGTTGAGTTATTCGGCAAAGCAGTGGACGCTCCGGGAATTGAGTGGCAAAAGACAATTGCCGAGCAGGGTTGCCCATTCTTGGCCAAGCGATGCTACAAGATCCGAAAGTCCAATCCGGAAATCTCGATTGGCTCTTGTACTGTCTTGTACGGCCGCCCGCTTGAACCAATCATTATTTGCCCTACTCGCCTCATCGAGCGGGGGCAAATCTTCGTGGATTGTTTGCACTTATTGACGTGTCATGAACCCGGAAACGAGTTGCATCTTGTTTCAGAAGTGAGTGTTCCGGGTGGAAGCATAGATTATGTCCTCGTGTCAACTAAGGATGGCAAGATTCGCGATTTCGTTGGCATTGAACTGCAAACACTCGACACCACGGGAACCGTCTGGCCGGAGCGCCAGCGCTTGCTTAAGGAGTTGGGAGTCGCACGAAACGACAACGATGAAGAATCCACCAAGCCATTTGGCATGAACTGGAAGATGACTGCGAAGACCATTCTCGTTCAAATGCACCATAAAGTGCAGACGTTCGAGCATGTAAATCGCAAGCTCGTGCTTGTGGTGCAAGATAAATTTCTCGCTTACATGACCGGAGAGTTTAAGTTTGACCACGTAAAGAACCCGGCTGCAATCGGGGACTCGCTGCACCTTCACTCCTACCGCATGGCCCGAGCCGAAGACGGAAATTTCCGCTTATCAATGGCCAGCCGCTTTAGTACTGACGCAGAAGGCATTGCGGCTTGCTTGGGCCTGCAGGCAGAGGCGCGTATCGAATTGGAGCAAATCATCGCTACGCTACAGGCGAAAATCTCTCCCGCCACGCTATTCCGTCCCGTTTGA
- a CDS encoding IS5-like element ISBugl2 family transposase (programmed frameshift), protein MEAPIIDDELWILIEPLLPPAKLRAKSDPGRPRVSDRAALNGILFVFKTGIRWNHLPTRLGFGSGATCWRRLSDWQKAGVWDQLHELLLDKLRAAGQIDLSYAAVDSSSVRAVGAGGKTGPNPTDRARPGSKHHVLVDANGVPLVAILTGANTNDVTQLLPLVDAIPPIRGVRGRPLQKPGVVYADRGYDSTRHRRALRERGIKPVIAKRRTEHGSGLGKYRWVVERTHSWLHNFRRLRTRFERRAYIHEAFLKLGCSIICWNIFRRAEQGF, encoded by the exons ATGGAAGCGCCAATCATTGACGACGAACTGTGGATACTGATCGAACCATTGCTGCCACCTGCGAAGCTTCGAGCGAAGAGCGATCCTGGTCGCCCGCGCGTGTCCGACCGTGCGGCTCTCAACGGCATCCTGTTCGTGTTCAAAACGGGAATTCGTTGGAACCACTTGCCGACTCGTCTGGGCTTTGGCTCGGGCGCCACATGCTGGCGGCGATTGAGCGACTGGCAAAAGGCTGGTGTATGGGACCAACTGCACGAGTTGCTACTCGACAAGTTGCGTGCGGCCGGCCAAATCGATCTGTCATACGCTGCGGTCGATTCGTCGTCCGTGCGCGCCGTTGGGGCGGGCG GAAAAACTGGCCCGAACCCCACCGATCGCGCGCGACCCGGTTCCAAGCACCACGTCCTCGTAGACGCCAACGGCGTTCCTCTCGTTGCGATCCTGACTGGCGCGAACACCAACGACGTCACGCAGTTGCTGCCGCTCGTTGATGCGATTCCACCCATTCGCGGCGTTCGTGGCCGACCGCTTCAGAAGCCCGGCGTCGTCTACGCCGATCGTGGCTACGATTCCACCCGACATCGTCGCGCGTTGCGCGAACGCGGTATCAAGCCCGTGATCGCCAAGCGCCGGACCGAGCATGGCAGTGGTCTGGGCAAGTATCGTTGGGTAGTCGAACGTACGCATTCCTGGCTCCACAATTTCCGGCGCCTACGCACTCGCTTCGAGCGACGTGCCTACATTCACGAAGCATTCCTCAAACTTGGCTGCTCGATCATCTGTTGGAACATCTTCAGACGAGCTGAGCAGGGTTTTTGA
- a CDS encoding DNA-methyltransferase: MKISDRWSPERSNLNASTLLTTLGLTGRTQSQEFLVSDGIIEAVSGVSNRKQKVSDRRMVSHDIASKDFGEAFASYEQEVTTNPLLLNGDALNVLQALPDECIDCAMTSPPYWGKREYENGGIGLEADYRDFVRDLAAIFLELKRVLKPTGSFWLNLGDTYDGKGLLGIPWRVAFELTDNQGWTMRNSVVWNKLKGGMDNSKDRLANVHENLFHFVKKAKGYYYNADAIRSKPREAKVVNGAVISATGVSGVRYKRQIELSTALDDNEKKAAFAALDSMLADLAAGNVSDFRMIIRGQQRATHSDSEKVSGRAKELRDKGFYFLKYHPNGSKPGDVWDIIPEDTQRRGTHFAPYPVDLCRRPLLATCPPRGVVLDPFCGTGTTLLAARQIGLKSIGIDISRQYLELSQERCNSLL, encoded by the coding sequence TTGAAAATCAGTGACAGGTGGTCGCCCGAGCGCTCAAATTTAAACGCTTCTACTTTACTTACAACTCTCGGCTTAACTGGCCGCACGCAAAGTCAGGAATTTTTAGTGAGTGATGGAATCATTGAGGCGGTGAGCGGCGTATCGAACCGCAAGCAGAAAGTAAGCGATCGCCGCATGGTATCGCACGATATCGCGTCAAAAGACTTTGGCGAGGCTTTCGCTTCCTACGAACAGGAGGTGACCACTAATCCGTTATTGCTCAACGGTGATGCGCTCAACGTGCTCCAAGCGCTTCCTGACGAATGCATCGACTGTGCGATGACCTCCCCGCCTTACTGGGGTAAGCGTGAATATGAGAACGGCGGCATCGGTTTGGAAGCAGACTACCGCGACTTCGTCCGCGACCTCGCTGCAATATTCCTTGAGCTCAAAAGGGTTCTAAAACCGACTGGATCATTCTGGCTCAACCTCGGCGATACATACGATGGCAAAGGACTTCTCGGTATTCCTTGGCGGGTTGCCTTCGAGCTAACAGACAACCAAGGTTGGACTATGCGCAACAGCGTAGTCTGGAACAAGTTGAAGGGAGGCATGGACAACAGCAAGGACCGCCTAGCTAACGTTCACGAAAACCTATTTCACTTTGTGAAGAAAGCTAAGGGCTATTACTACAACGCTGACGCAATCCGTTCGAAGCCACGCGAGGCGAAAGTTGTGAATGGCGCCGTCATCTCCGCCACCGGGGTTTCTGGAGTTCGGTACAAGCGACAGATTGAATTGTCTACGGCCCTTGACGACAATGAGAAGAAGGCTGCTTTCGCCGCACTTGATTCGATGCTTGCCGATCTTGCGGCGGGCAATGTCTCAGACTTCCGAATGATCATTCGCGGTCAACAGCGTGCGACCCATTCTGATAGCGAAAAGGTCTCGGGGCGAGCTAAGGAACTCCGGGATAAGGGCTTCTACTTTCTCAAATACCATCCCAATGGCAGTAAGCCGGGCGACGTGTGGGACATAATTCCCGAGGATACGCAACGGCGCGGCACACATTTTGCTCCTTATCCTGTGGACCTTTGCCGTAGACCGTTACTCGCAACATGCCCACCGCGAGGCGTAGTTCTTGATCCCTTCTGCGGAACTGGGACAACCCTTCTCGCCGCACGTCAGATTGGCCTTAAGTCAATCGGAATCGATATTTCGCGCCAATACCTCGAACTATCACAAGAAAGATGCAACAGCCTTCTATGA